The following are from one region of the Nicotiana tabacum cultivar K326 chromosome 3, ASM71507v2, whole genome shotgun sequence genome:
- the LOC107790030 gene encoding uncharacterized protein At2g34160: protein MEGITEGVNNMSVSEIQNQKKNRIQVSNTKRSLFFYVNLAKRYMQQYNEVELSALGMAISTVVTVAEILKNNGFAVEKKIRTLTVDMRDEPGARPIPKAKIEVVMGKTEKFDELMAAEAEQNGDNEE, encoded by the exons atggAAGGAATCACAGAGGGAGTGAATAACATGAGCGTTTCTGAgattcaaaaccaaaagaagaatCGAATTCAAGTCTCCAACACCAAAAGATCCCTTTTCTTCTATGTTAACCTCGCCaag AGGTATATGCAGCAGTACAATGAAGTGGAACTCTCTGCTCTTGGAATGG CTATTTCAACAGTGGTGACTGTTGCTGAAATTCTAAAAAATAATGGATTTGCTGTTGAGAAGA AGATCAGGACACTTACTGTGGACATGAGGGATGAGCCAGGAGCACGGCCAATACCGAAAGCAAAG ATTGAAGTAGTGATGGGAAAGACAGAGAAGTTTGATGAGTTGATGGCTGCTGAAGCAGAGCAAAACGGCGACAACGAGGAGTAA